The genomic stretch AAAATTCTTTACCCCACCTTCTGCTAAACCACCCGCCAGCAGGAAAAATGGTTCTCAAATACACAACATGACATGAGGTACTCCCGATTAAACGCTTACCGGATTATGTGGATTCTTGTTTTTTTCGATCTACCTACTGAAACTAAAAAGGACAGGAAAAATTACGCCATCTTTCGGAAACTCATGCTGGCCGATGGATTTCAGATGTTTCAGTTCAGCATGTACATCCGACATTGCAGCAGCCGGGAAAATATGGAAGTGCACCTGCAGCGGGTGAAAAAAATCCTGCCACCTAAAGGTCATATAGGCATCATGGCAATTACCGACAAACAATTTGGTCAGATAGAAGTATTTTATGGCAGAGAGCAGGTAAATGCCCCTTCCACCATACAACAGTTAGAGCTGTTTTGATAGCCATAACCCAAGAAAAACAGCCTAGAGAAAATAAAAAATGTAGCCTAGCAACAGTTTTTTAATTCTAAGAACTTGATGAAATCCTCCATGGTAGAGGGTTTCATCAAGTTCTGCTGTTAAAGAGCTAAGCTACAACAAATTTGAAAGCTAATCACAACACTGTATAATAATACACGTGCCTGGCATAAGCTGTTAAAGAGCTAAGCTACAACAAATTTGAAAGCTAATCACAACATTTGTCTAAAATGCATGATAAATGGAGTTGCTGTTAAAGAGCTAAGCTACAACAAATTTGAAAGCTAATCACAACACTATGTAATAATACACGTGCCTGGCATAAGCTGTTAAAGAGCTAAGCTACAACAAATTTGAAAGCTAATCACAACCCACTTCATATAAACATGTTTTAAAGTTAAGCTGTTAAAGAGCTAAGCTACAACAAATTTGAAAGCTAATCACAACCAAAATTTAAAAGTTAATAAATAAAACTAGCTGTTAAAGAGCTAAGCTACAACAAATTTGAAAGCTAATCACAACATATTGTGTAAATGTATTACTTCATGCTTGCTGTTAAAGAGCTAAGCTACAACAAATTT from Thermoflavifilum aggregans encodes the following:
- the cas2 gene encoding CRISPR-associated endonuclease Cas2, whose amino-acid sequence is MWILVFFDLPTETKKDRKNYAIFRKLMLADGFQMFQFSMYIRHCSSRENMEVHLQRVKKILPPKGHIGIMAITDKQFGQIEVFYGREQVNAPSTIQQLELF